Genomic DNA from Methanofollis sp. W23:
GGAGCCGACCATGGAAAGGTCTTCTTGTTGAACAGAAACGGGATCCTCATCTGGGAAGAGGTCATCGGGAAGCGCCTTCCTGCGGTCTCAATCTCGGCCGAAGGCTCGGTCATTGCTGCGGGTGGAGACGAAGGGGTCGTGCTCCGCACTCTCCAGGACGACGACCATGAGCCGTTCGGAAACAGGAGCGTGCAGGTGGTCGCACTCTCTTCCGACGGGAGAAGACTGGCGATCGCCGGACAGGGAGGAGATATCGGATTCTTTTCGACAGGGAGAGAGGAAGGGTCGCCAGGGGCCACGCTCGCCCCCCTGGCCGCCCCTGCAGGGCGTGTCACCTCAGGGAGTAGCACAGAACCGACCGCGACCACACACGCAAGCCCTTCCATCCTGCCAGGACTTGCAGCCGTCGCTCTCCTGTTATGGAGGAGGCGGTAAGCCTTTTTTTCGGACCTGGAGAGAGCCCCACTCATCCCTGGGGGGAACGCAATGAGACCGCCTCCCCTCATCGATCGTGCCGCAGGGGTCCGGGTGGGCATTCGTCTCCAGGCAGAGTCGCCTCGCTTTTCATGAGGGATTGCCTGAAACACGCTCTCGGTCCATGCATGGTTCACCAGAGCCCTGAGAGCACGAAAGAACCTCTGGGACATCTTAAATCTCTCCAGAAACGCGCCGCCCCATCCATACTTTCATATCCGCAGACCTCTATTTTTCAGGTACGGTGAACCCATGGACTTAGCCACCATCATAGTAATCGCAGTCGTCGTGCTGGTCATCCTCGCCCTCATCGGCTGGATCATCAGCATCTACAACCGGTTCATGAACCTGAAAAACTCGGGCGAGGCCACCCTCGGCCAGATCCGTGTCGCCATGAAGAAGCGTCTCGACCAGATCGAGCAGCTCCTCGGATCTGTCAAGAGTTATGCCTCCTTCGAGAAGGAGACCCTCACCAGGGTCACCGAGATGCGGGCAGGCGTCGGGAAGGCCGATCCCGGCGACCTCAACGAGGTCGAGCGGCAGTCGCG
This window encodes:
- a CDS encoding LemA family protein; translated protein: MDLATIIVIAVVVLVILALIGWIISIYNRFMNLKNSGEATLGQIRVAMKKRLDQIEQLLGSVKSYASFEKETLTRVTEMRAGVGKADPGDLNEVERQSRSIIGRLFAVAEAYPDLKTQATVSELMASIRQIEDEIARQRYTYNNIAQQLNTMTETIPSNIVASMAHVQRLDYLEFEEEIEQAPKIEF